In a single window of the Actinomycetota bacterium genome:
- a CDS encoding formate--tetrahydrofolate ligase, whose amino-acid sequence MTIPSDLAIARAARLAPLDEIAGRLGLGAHLLEPYGSGVAKVDLAAIEELADRPRGKYVLVTAISPTPLGEGKTAVAVGLGQALGVLGRSGVVTLRQPSMGPTFGIKGGAAGGGYSQVVPMERLNLHLTGDIHAVTAAHNLLAAMLDAHLFHGNARGLDLHAIDWKRALDVNDRALRSIVVGLGGRLDGVPRQSGFDITAASEVMAVLALATSLADLRARLGRIVVGYTASGEPVTAEDLDAAGAMAVLLRDALRPNLMQTLEQTPVLVHAGPFGNIAHGCSSVVADLIGLRAADVVVTEAGFGSDMGAERFFNIKCRTAGLAPDAAVVVATVRALKAHSGGHRVVAGKPLPEAMLAERPDEVHAGIANLVAHIENVQRHGVTPVVAINAFPTDHPSEHAVIRETAEQLGVRVAVTTNVAEGGKGGAELAEVMLEAANEPSSFRFLYPDEATLREKIAIVATQVYGADGVDEEPAATRALDRLEGLGYGHLPVCIAKTHLSLSHDPTLLGRPRGFRLPIREVRASIGAGFVYPICGTMSTMPGLGAHPAAEHIDIDADGQIVGLS is encoded by the coding sequence GTGACCATCCCCAGCGATCTCGCCATTGCCCGCGCCGCGCGCCTCGCCCCCCTCGACGAGATCGCCGGCCGCCTCGGGCTCGGCGCCCATCTACTCGAGCCCTATGGGTCGGGTGTGGCCAAGGTCGATCTGGCGGCGATCGAGGAGCTGGCCGATCGGCCTCGTGGCAAGTACGTGCTGGTGACCGCGATCAGCCCGACCCCGCTCGGTGAGGGCAAGACGGCGGTAGCCGTCGGGCTCGGTCAAGCGCTCGGCGTCCTCGGCCGCAGCGGCGTGGTCACTCTCCGCCAGCCGAGCATGGGCCCTACGTTCGGCATCAAGGGCGGGGCCGCCGGTGGTGGGTACAGCCAGGTGGTGCCGATGGAGCGGCTCAACCTGCACCTCACCGGCGACATCCACGCCGTCACGGCTGCGCACAACCTGCTCGCGGCGATGCTCGACGCCCACCTGTTCCACGGCAACGCTCGCGGGCTGGACCTGCATGCGATCGACTGGAAGCGCGCCCTCGACGTGAACGACCGCGCGCTGCGCTCGATCGTGGTCGGCCTCGGGGGCAGGCTCGACGGCGTCCCCCGGCAGAGCGGTTTCGACATCACGGCCGCGTCCGAGGTGATGGCCGTGCTCGCCTTGGCGACCTCACTTGCCGACCTCCGTGCTCGGCTCGGGCGGATCGTCGTCGGTTACACGGCGTCCGGCGAGCCGGTGACCGCCGAAGACCTCGACGCCGCGGGGGCGATGGCGGTGTTGTTGCGTGACGCGCTCCGACCGAACCTGATGCAGACGCTCGAGCAGACACCGGTGCTCGTCCACGCCGGGCCGTTCGGCAACATCGCCCACGGCTGCTCCTCGGTGGTCGCGGACCTGATCGGGCTACGGGCGGCCGACGTGGTCGTGACCGAGGCCGGTTTCGGCAGCGACATGGGCGCCGAGCGGTTCTTCAACATCAAGTGCCGCACCGCCGGCCTGGCACCCGATGCGGCGGTGGTGGTCGCCACCGTGCGGGCGCTGAAGGCCCACAGCGGTGGCCACCGCGTGGTGGCCGGCAAGCCCCTGCCGGAAGCGATGCTCGCCGAGCGGCCCGACGAGGTGCATGCCGGCATCGCCAACCTCGTCGCGCACATCGAGAACGTGCAACGACACGGGGTGACGCCGGTGGTCGCGATCAACGCGTTCCCGACCGACCACCCGAGCGAGCACGCAGTCATCCGTGAGACCGCGGAGCAGCTCGGGGTGCGGGTGGCGGTGACGACGAACGTCGCCGAAGGTGGCAAGGGAGGCGCCGAGCTGGCGGAGGTGATGCTGGAAGCCGCGAACGAGCCGTCTTCATTCCGCTTCTTGTACCCCGACGAGGCGACGCTGCGGGAGAAGATCGCGATCGTCGCCACGCAGGTGTACGGCGCCGACGGGGTGGACGAGGAACCGGCCGCAACCCGGGCGCTCGACAGGCTGGAGGGGCTCGGGTACGGGCACCTACCGGTGTGCATCGCGAAGACGCACCTGTCGCTCTCCCACGACCCCACGCTGCTCGGACGCCCGCGGGGCTTCAGGCTGCCGATACGCGAGGTGCGGGCGTCGATCGGCGCCGGCTTCGTGTACCCGATCTGCGGGACGATGTCCACGATGCCCGGCCTCGGCGCCCACCCGGCGGCCGAGCACATCGACATCGACGCCGACGGCCAGATCGTCGGCCTGTCCTAG
- a CDS encoding DUF222 domain-containing protein, with protein MEPVVGVVGVEEEALAVLNAGVDALSSLDLVGLSDDRLHALTVAVQRCTARLGVARAAVVRRWDTRGVWAGDGSRSPAHRLARETNSSTHSARVELARARDLAVMRHAAAAITAGRLSLDHVYLFAKARKEPCQAAFADSEEWLVDQCARLPFPDAERLIKYWRQRANAAAAEEEAERNESANTLHASATLDGTVVINGQLDAISGAVFTNELQRLERQLLLADKAQLVVRTAAQRRAAALVEMAKRSAASKTGRQRPLVTVLVGDETLRHMCELSNGTVITPGQAAGLVNDALVESVIFDNKTTVIAVTHKRRFTGALRRAIEVRDRRCQHSSGCYQTVERCDVDHITAWRDGGPTSQFNGRLLCAFHNRHPDVSDHHQIKPQPVRPIDDLDRLRALIRWRNQQAQAAEDAANDNDESDDDNDDDGAAG; from the coding sequence ATGGAACCCGTAGTTGGGGTTGTAGGGGTCGAGGAAGAGGCGCTGGCGGTCTTGAACGCCGGTGTCGATGCACTGTCCAGTCTCGACCTCGTCGGTCTGTCTGACGACAGATTGCATGCGTTGACGGTCGCGGTGCAGCGCTGCACGGCGCGGTTGGGGGTGGCCCGCGCCGCTGTCGTTCGGCGCTGGGATACGCGTGGGGTGTGGGCCGGCGACGGGTCGCGCAGCCCCGCTCACCGCCTGGCGCGGGAGACGAACAGCTCGACGCACTCGGCGCGGGTGGAGCTCGCCAGGGCAAGGGATCTGGCGGTGATGCGTCATGCTGCGGCCGCGATCACCGCCGGTCGGCTGTCGTTGGATCACGTGTACCTGTTCGCCAAGGCGCGCAAGGAACCCTGCCAGGCCGCGTTCGCCGACAGCGAGGAATGGCTCGTTGACCAATGCGCCCGGTTGCCGTTCCCCGACGCCGAACGGCTCATCAAGTACTGGCGCCAACGCGCCAACGCCGCCGCCGCCGAGGAAGAAGCCGAACGCAACGAGAGCGCCAACACGTTGCACGCGTCCGCGACCTTGGACGGCACGGTGGTGATCAACGGCCAGCTCGACGCAATATCGGGGGCGGTGTTCACCAACGAACTACAGCGCCTGGAACGCCAACTGCTGCTCGCCGACAAGGCGCAACTGGTCGTGAGAACCGCTGCTCAGCGGCGGGCGGCGGCGTTGGTGGAGATGGCCAAACGATCAGCCGCGTCGAAGACCGGTCGGCAGCGGCCACTGGTCACCGTGCTCGTCGGCGACGAGACGCTGCGGCACATGTGTGAGTTGTCCAACGGCACGGTGATCACCCCCGGCCAAGCAGCCGGACTGGTCAACGACGCACTGGTGGAATCGGTGATCTTCGACAACAAGACCACCGTCATCGCCGTCACCCACAAACGCCGCTTCACCGGCGCCCTACGCCGCGCGATCGAAGTCCGCGACCGCCGCTGCCAACACAGCTCCGGCTGCTACCAGACCGTGGAACGCTGCGACGTCGACCACATCACCGCTTGGCGTGACGGCGGGCCGACCAGCCAGTTCAACGGGAGACTGCTATGCGCCTTCCACAACCGCCACCCCGACGTCAGCGACCACCACCAGATCAAACCCCAACCCGTGAGACCGATCGACGACCTCGACCGCCTCCGCGCCCTCATCCGCTGGCGCAACCAACAAGCACAAGCCGCCGAAGACGCAGCCAACGACAACGACGAGAGCGACGACGACAACGACGACGACGGAGCCGCTGGCTAG
- a CDS encoding radical SAM protein — protein MELNATGARRGLIVDTIECSRVDGPGDRFVVLLQGCTFNCLVCHNPETIPRRVLADSRWIDVDELLGEIRVAAPTVSGITVSGGEATCQWPFVAELLRGVKSDAELAHLSCFVDTNGDAAEHVWDALGPWMDQAMVDLKAFDPDVHQFLTGRGNERVLNTIPLLAARGQLYEVRLLLVPGVNDDDAQLLRTADWLHQAAPGVPVRVVPFRQGGTRAVAAVLPEMDADQLRRAAATLSLAGITEVFAA, from the coding sequence ATGGAGCTGAACGCCACGGGGGCGCGGCGGGGCTTGATCGTCGACACCATCGAGTGCTCACGCGTCGACGGGCCTGGGGACCGCTTTGTGGTGCTGCTGCAGGGCTGCACCTTTAACTGCCTGGTGTGCCACAACCCAGAGACGATTCCCCGTCGCGTTCTGGCCGACTCCCGCTGGATCGACGTTGATGAGCTGCTCGGCGAGATCCGCGTCGCCGCCCCGACGGTCTCGGGCATCACCGTCTCCGGCGGCGAGGCGACGTGCCAGTGGCCGTTCGTCGCCGAGCTGCTGCGCGGTGTCAAGAGCGACGCCGAGCTGGCGCACCTCAGCTGCTTCGTCGACACCAACGGCGATGCTGCCGAGCACGTGTGGGACGCGCTCGGGCCGTGGATGGACCAGGCGATGGTGGACCTGAAGGCGTTCGATCCCGACGTGCACCAGTTCCTCACCGGGCGGGGAAACGAACGGGTGCTCAACACGATCCCGCTCCTCGCCGCCCGCGGTCAGTTGTACGAGGTGCGCCTGCTGCTCGTGCCCGGCGTCAACGACGACGACGCCCAGCTACTGCGCACCGCGGACTGGCTGCACCAGGCTGCCCCTGGGGTCCCGGTGCGGGTGGTCCCGTTCCGCCAGGGCGGAACGCGCGCGGTGGCCGCGGTTCTCCCAGAGATGGATGCCGATCAGCTTCGTCGCGCCGCGGCGACGTTGTCGCTCGCGGGCATCACCGAGGTGTTCGCCGCCTAG
- a CDS encoding GTPase: protein MPRILILGAGGRDFHDFMTVFRDDPDVHVVAFTAAQIPGIDDRRFPAEMAGPRYPEGIPIRPEEELEQLVSDHAVDEVVLSYSDLSYASVMHLAARVQAAGAGFRLLDPDLTMLRSDKPVIAVCATRTGTGKSQTSRRIGELLRAAGLRVALVRHPMPYGNLLAMRVQRFETLADIDASDPTIEEREEYEEPVRRGLLVFAGVDYAAILAAAEAEADVVLWDGGNNDLPFFRPDLWITVDDALRAGHGLAYHPGEVNLRRAQVIVVSKVDSATPDQTAAAIAAVRSVNPAATLVAAASEVTLEDGPALAGARVLVVEDGPTLTHGGMAFGAGTVAARAHGAVDLVDPRPHLVGALAETYAKYPHLGVALPAMGYGAGQLADLAATIDACRPDVVVTGTPIDLRRVLHVAAPVRHARYELAEVGRPDMTEILTPWIDRWR, encoded by the coding sequence ATGCCCCGGATACTGATCCTTGGTGCGGGAGGCCGCGACTTCCACGACTTCATGACCGTGTTCCGCGACGACCCCGACGTTCATGTGGTCGCGTTCACCGCCGCCCAGATCCCCGGCATCGACGACCGGCGCTTCCCGGCCGAGATGGCCGGCCCGCGCTACCCGGAGGGGATCCCGATCAGGCCGGAGGAGGAGCTGGAGCAGCTCGTCTCCGACCACGCAGTCGACGAGGTCGTGCTCTCGTACTCCGACCTCTCCTACGCCTCCGTGATGCACCTCGCCGCCCGCGTGCAGGCCGCGGGAGCGGGGTTCAGGTTGCTCGACCCCGACCTGACGATGCTGCGCTCCGACAAGCCGGTGATCGCCGTGTGCGCGACGCGCACCGGCACCGGCAAGAGCCAGACGAGTCGGCGCATCGGCGAGCTGCTCCGCGCCGCCGGGTTGCGGGTCGCGCTCGTGCGCCACCCGATGCCCTACGGCAACCTGCTGGCGATGCGCGTGCAGCGCTTCGAGACGCTGGCGGACATCGACGCCAGCGATCCGACGATCGAAGAGCGCGAGGAGTACGAGGAGCCGGTGCGGCGCGGCCTGCTCGTGTTCGCAGGTGTCGACTACGCGGCGATCCTCGCCGCCGCCGAGGCCGAGGCCGACGTCGTGCTGTGGGACGGCGGCAACAACGACTTGCCTTTCTTCCGCCCGGACCTCTGGATCACCGTCGACGACGCGCTGCGCGCCGGGCACGGGCTGGCGTACCACCCCGGCGAGGTGAACCTGCGCCGGGCTCAGGTGATCGTGGTGTCGAAGGTGGACAGCGCCACGCCCGACCAGACCGCGGCCGCGATCGCCGCGGTGCGCTCGGTGAACCCCGCGGCCACGCTCGTCGCCGCTGCCTCGGAGGTGACCCTGGAGGACGGGCCGGCGCTCGCCGGAGCGAGAGTGCTCGTGGTCGAGGACGGGCCGACGCTCACCCACGGCGGGATGGCCTTCGGCGCCGGCACCGTCGCCGCGCGTGCCCATGGTGCGGTCGACCTCGTCGACCCCCGCCCCCACCTCGTCGGTGCACTTGCCGAGACGTACGCGAAGTATCCGCACCTCGGGGTGGCCTTGCCGGCGATGGGCTACGGAGCTGGGCAGCTCGCCGACCTGGCGGCCACGATCGACGCCTGCCGTCCCGACGTCGTCGTCACCGGCACCCCGATCGACCTGCGCCGTGTGCTGCACGTGGCCGCACCCGTTCGCCACGCCCGCTATGAGCTGGCCGAGGTGGGCCGTCCCGACATGACCGAAATCCTCACCCCGTGGATCGACCGCTGGCGCTGA
- a CDS encoding carbamate kinase (reversible synthesis of carbamate and ATP from carbamoyl phosphate and ADP): protein MAPPVVVVALGGNALLRRGEEPEPRRELVRARAAAAALAPLAASSRLVLTHGNGPHVGLLAALQQDVPLDILGAQTEGAIGHELTLALRDAVPGRDVATLVTQTLVDPADAAFATPTKPIGPVLDEATARRLHAELGWHVAPDGAGWRRVVASPVPLAVLECPVVRLLVDAGVVVVCAGGGGVPVAIDVDGHHGVEAVVDKDLASARLAIDIGAEALILLTDVDAVYVDFGTNDARAVPTLDRCTADELGLASGSMAPKVEAALQFAEATGGFAAIGALDQAADVVAGRAGTRCIAGSDHHPDSAGEC from the coding sequence ATGGCTCCACCGGTGGTCGTGGTGGCACTCGGCGGCAACGCGCTGCTGCGCCGCGGCGAGGAGCCAGAGCCGAGGCGTGAGCTGGTGAGGGCGCGCGCCGCGGCCGCGGCCCTTGCCCCGCTGGCGGCCAGCTCACGACTCGTCCTCACCCACGGCAACGGACCCCACGTCGGCCTTCTGGCGGCGCTCCAGCAGGACGTGCCCCTCGACATCCTCGGCGCGCAGACCGAGGGCGCAATCGGCCACGAGCTGACGCTCGCGCTGCGCGACGCCGTCCCCGGGCGCGACGTCGCCACGCTCGTCACCCAGACCCTGGTCGACCCCGCCGATGCTGCCTTCGCCACACCGACGAAGCCGATCGGGCCGGTACTCGACGAAGCCACGGCGCGGCGCCTGCACGCCGAGCTCGGATGGCACGTCGCTCCCGACGGCGCCGGATGGCGCCGCGTGGTCGCGTCGCCGGTGCCGCTGGCGGTGCTGGAGTGCCCGGTGGTGAGGCTTCTCGTCGACGCCGGGGTGGTCGTCGTCTGTGCCGGCGGCGGAGGCGTACCGGTGGCGATCGACGTCGACGGCCACCACGGCGTCGAAGCCGTGGTCGACAAGGACCTCGCCTCCGCCCGCTTGGCGATCGACATCGGCGCCGAGGCGTTGATCCTGCTCACCGACGTCGACGCCGTCTACGTCGACTTCGGAACCAACGATGCCCGCGCTGTGCCCACGCTCGATCGGTGTACGGCCGACGAGCTCGGTTTGGCCTCGGGATCGATGGCGCCGAAGGTGGAGGCGGCGCTGCAGTTCGCCGAGGCGACCGGTGGCTTCGCGGCTATCGGTGCGCTCGACCAGGCGGCCGACGTCGTCGCCGGGCGAGCCGGCACGCGCTGCATCGCCGGCAGCGACCACCACCCCGACAGTGCAGGAGAGTGCTGA
- a CDS encoding amidohydrolase family protein, with protein sequence MENLGFSPFDCDNHYYEAVDAFTRHLDPNLGPRCVQWCEIDKRRYLVVGGVVSRAVTNPTFDPVAPAGAMHEYFRGNPSGRQPWEYLAEREPIRPEYRDRDARLAAMDAQGLQAVWLFPTLGMLYEELLKHDPDAVCLTYTAFNRWLVEDWGFDHDGRIFAGPYLTLADVQWAVDELEWALCEGARVIVMRAAAPTTATGQRSPFDPMFDPFWARVNEAGITVVIHAGDSGYSSNGYANDAFSAQFSGGRWKPSIKSFGIERAAHDFVITSVFEKLFDRFPNLRMASIENGSEFLPDLRAKLTSTAKKMPGYFADDPVETLRRHWWINPFWEDDVYQVAAVMGTDRVLFGSDWPHIEGMPAPLDYVTELKAFDPADRKRILLDNVTELNTLRPV encoded by the coding sequence CTGGAAAACCTCGGCTTCTCGCCGTTCGACTGCGACAACCACTACTACGAGGCCGTCGACGCGTTCACCCGGCACCTCGACCCCAACCTCGGTCCTCGCTGCGTGCAGTGGTGCGAAATCGACAAGCGCCGCTACCTGGTGGTCGGCGGCGTCGTGAGCAGGGCGGTCACCAACCCGACGTTCGACCCCGTGGCGCCCGCAGGCGCGATGCACGAGTACTTCCGCGGTAACCCGAGCGGCAGGCAGCCGTGGGAGTACCTCGCCGAGCGCGAGCCGATCCGGCCCGAGTATCGCGACAGGGACGCGCGGCTGGCGGCGATGGATGCGCAAGGGCTGCAGGCGGTGTGGCTGTTCCCCACCCTCGGCATGCTCTACGAGGAGTTGTTGAAGCACGACCCCGACGCCGTCTGCCTCACTTACACCGCCTTCAACCGCTGGCTGGTCGAGGACTGGGGCTTCGACCACGACGGACGCATCTTCGCCGGTCCCTACCTGACGCTCGCCGACGTGCAATGGGCGGTCGACGAGTTGGAGTGGGCGCTGTGCGAGGGTGCCCGCGTCATCGTGATGCGCGCGGCGGCGCCCACCACGGCAACCGGGCAGAGGTCGCCGTTCGACCCGATGTTCGATCCCTTCTGGGCCCGGGTGAACGAGGCCGGCATCACCGTCGTGATCCACGCCGGTGACAGCGGCTACTCCTCGAACGGCTACGCCAACGACGCGTTCTCGGCGCAGTTCTCCGGCGGCCGCTGGAAGCCGAGCATCAAGAGCTTCGGCATCGAGCGCGCGGCCCACGACTTCGTCATCACCTCGGTGTTCGAGAAGCTGTTCGACCGCTTCCCCAACCTGCGCATGGCGAGCATCGAGAACGGCTCGGAGTTCCTGCCCGACCTGCGGGCCAAGCTCACCTCGACCGCCAAGAAGATGCCCGGATACTTCGCCGACGACCCGGTGGAGACACTGCGGCGACACTGGTGGATCAATCCCTTCTGGGAGGACGACGTCTACCAGGTGGCGGCGGTGATGGGCACCGATCGGGTGCTGTTCGGCTCCGACTGGCCACACATCGAGGGCATGCCGGCACCCCTCGACTACGTGACCGAGCTGAAGGCCTTCGACCCCGCCGACCGCAAGCGGATCCTGCTCGACAACGTCACCGAGCTCAACACGCTGCGACCCGTCTGA
- the pucD gene encoding xanthine dehydrogenase subunit D: protein MADLVDVSRTSARQGTLGTSALRPDAGAKAEGRFAFSSDAWAEHMLWGATLRSPHPYARVRAIDVTGAWAIAGVEAVLTAEDVPGQLTYGLLQQDQPVFAPVGDHVRYVGQPVAAVAADHPETCRRALAAIRVDYEVLAPHTDPMRSLEASTPAIHPNGNVFRHQRIVCGDPSVEAEVQVEGTYRLGMQDQAFLGLEAALAVPDPGGRGVELYIATQWLHEDRKQIAACLDLPADRVRLVLGGVGGAFGAREDISLQVHTCLLALRTSRPVKLQYGREESFVGHVHRHPATVWMRHHATAAGEIVKIEARFVLDGGAYCSTSPAVLINAVTHAQGPYRCPNAVVDGWAVRTNHPPTGAMRGFGVVQACFAHESQMEKLADACGLSPVEVRLRNAMQTGDRLITGQVVESVAPVARCIREADAVPLPEPSAATSGGPGAVDPALLPGGTGRAADAARVRRGVGWGVAIKNLMYSEGFDDFATARCRLADGVATVKSAAVEVGQGFVVLAQQIARSVLGVDEVVLDVVDTQIGSAGSTSASRQTWMGGGAIDAACREVREQLFERVGAQHGVDPLRLSIDGTDVVDTTGELRIPVAEATAGIELVATIEFRHRPTEELDEDGQGNCHVAFAFAAHRAVVDVDVDLGLVKVVQIAAAHDVGRALNPLSVLGQIEGGIAQGLGLALMEEMVLDDGMVKNASFTDYLLPTFLDTPEVSMVLVEEPDPQAPLGAKGVGEPPCIAVTAAIANAVRAAVGRDLERVPIRPQDICL from the coding sequence ATGGCTGACCTCGTCGACGTCTCCCGGACGAGTGCCCGCCAGGGCACCCTCGGTACCAGCGCGTTGCGTCCTGATGCGGGCGCGAAGGCCGAGGGGCGCTTCGCGTTCTCCTCCGACGCGTGGGCCGAGCACATGCTGTGGGGGGCCACGCTGCGCAGCCCGCACCCGTACGCCCGCGTGCGCGCGATCGACGTCACCGGAGCGTGGGCCATCGCCGGGGTCGAGGCGGTGCTTACCGCCGAGGACGTGCCCGGCCAGCTCACCTACGGCCTGCTCCAGCAGGATCAGCCGGTGTTCGCCCCGGTCGGCGATCACGTCCGCTACGTCGGCCAGCCGGTGGCCGCGGTCGCCGCCGACCACCCCGAGACATGCCGGCGGGCGCTCGCCGCGATCCGCGTCGACTACGAGGTGCTCGCCCCGCACACCGACCCGATGCGCTCCCTCGAGGCCAGCACTCCGGCGATCCACCCGAACGGAAACGTGTTCCGGCACCAGCGCATCGTCTGCGGCGACCCGAGCGTCGAGGCAGAGGTGCAGGTCGAGGGGACGTACCGGCTCGGCATGCAGGACCAGGCCTTTCTGGGCTTGGAGGCCGCACTCGCGGTGCCCGACCCCGGTGGCCGGGGGGTGGAGCTCTACATCGCCACGCAGTGGCTCCACGAGGACCGCAAGCAGATCGCCGCCTGCCTCGACCTGCCCGCCGACAGGGTGCGTCTCGTGCTCGGCGGCGTCGGCGGTGCGTTCGGTGCCCGCGAGGACATCAGCCTCCAGGTGCACACCTGCCTGCTCGCGCTGCGCACCTCGCGCCCGGTCAAGCTGCAGTACGGCCGGGAGGAGAGCTTCGTCGGCCACGTCCACCGGCATCCGGCAACGGTGTGGATGCGCCACCACGCGACGGCTGCCGGCGAGATCGTGAAGATCGAGGCCCGCTTCGTGCTCGACGGCGGTGCGTATTGCAGCACCTCGCCGGCCGTGCTCATCAACGCCGTCACCCACGCCCAGGGCCCGTACCGCTGCCCGAACGCAGTCGTCGACGGCTGGGCGGTGCGCACCAACCACCCGCCGACGGGTGCGATGCGCGGCTTCGGCGTGGTGCAGGCGTGCTTCGCCCACGAGAGCCAGATGGAAAAGCTCGCCGACGCGTGTGGGCTCTCCCCGGTCGAGGTGCGGCTGCGCAACGCGATGCAGACCGGCGACCGCCTGATCACCGGCCAGGTCGTCGAGAGCGTGGCGCCGGTCGCGCGCTGCATCCGCGAGGCCGACGCCGTCCCTCTCCCGGAACCGTCGGCCGCGACATCTGGTGGTCCCGGTGCCGTCGACCCCGCCCTGCTGCCTGGTGGCACCGGCCGCGCGGCCGACGCGGCACGGGTCCGGCGCGGCGTCGGCTGGGGTGTGGCGATCAAGAACCTGATGTACAGCGAGGGCTTCGACGACTTCGCCACCGCCCGCTGCCGGCTGGCCGATGGTGTGGCGACGGTCAAGTCCGCCGCGGTCGAGGTCGGCCAGGGCTTCGTGGTTCTCGCCCAGCAGATCGCGCGCTCCGTTCTCGGCGTCGACGAAGTCGTGCTCGACGTGGTCGACACCCAGATCGGCAGCGCCGGCTCGACCAGCGCCAGCCGCCAGACCTGGATGGGCGGCGGCGCGATCGACGCCGCCTGCCGAGAGGTGCGCGAGCAGTTGTTCGAGCGCGTCGGCGCACAGCACGGCGTCGACCCACTGCGCCTCAGCATCGACGGCACCGACGTCGTCGACACCACCGGCGAGCTGCGCATTCCGGTGGCCGAGGCCACGGCGGGGATCGAGCTCGTCGCCACGATCGAGTTCCGTCACCGCCCCACCGAAGAGCTCGACGAGGACGGGCAGGGCAACTGCCACGTCGCCTTCGCCTTCGCCGCCCACCGTGCCGTCGTCGACGTCGACGTCGACCTCGGCCTGGTGAAGGTGGTGCAGATCGCCGCCGCGCACGACGTCGGACGAGCCCTCAACCCTCTGAGCGTGCTCGGCCAGATCGAGGGCGGCATCGCCCAGGGCCTCGGACTCGCGTTGATGGAGGAGATGGTGCTCGACGACGGGATGGTGAAGAACGCGAGCTTCACCGACTACCTGCTGCCGACGTTCCTCGACACCCCCGAAGTCTCGATGGTGCTCGTCGAGGAGCCCGACCCGCAGGCCCCACTCGGCGCCAAGGGGGTGGGCGAACCGCCGTGCATCGCGGTCACCGCCGCCATCGCCAACGCGGTCCGCGCCGCCGTCGGCCGCGACCTGGAGCGTGTCCCCATCCGTCCTCAGGACATCTGCCTCTGA
- a CDS encoding (2Fe-2S)-binding protein, protein MSPDNQAYRLRVNGEIHDVHDAWLGESLLYVLRERLGLPGAKGACEQGECGSCTVILDGRAVCSCLVLAASAVGAEITTVEGLAPRGEPTDVQRAFVSEGAVQCGFCTPGLVVAVHHLLDEKPAPTEIEIREALSGNICRCTGYGRIVAAVQAAAAARQEAADG, encoded by the coding sequence ATGAGCCCGGACAACCAGGCGTACCGCCTGCGGGTGAACGGCGAGATCCACGACGTCCACGATGCCTGGCTTGGCGAGAGCCTGCTCTACGTGCTGCGTGAGCGTCTCGGCCTGCCGGGAGCGAAGGGAGCATGTGAGCAGGGCGAGTGCGGGAGCTGCACGGTGATCCTCGACGGCCGGGCGGTTTGCTCGTGCCTCGTCCTCGCCGCGTCGGCCGTGGGCGCCGAGATCACGACGGTCGAGGGTCTCGCCCCGCGAGGTGAACCCACCGACGTGCAGCGAGCGTTCGTCTCCGAAGGCGCGGTGCAATGCGGGTTCTGCACGCCCGGGCTGGTCGTCGCCGTTCACCACCTGCTCGACGAGAAACCCGCGCCGACCGAGATCGAGATCCGCGAGGCGTTGAGCGGCAACATCTGCCGTTGCACCGGTTACGGCCGCATCGTCGCCGCCGTTCAGGCGGCCGCCGCCGCGCGCCAGGAGGCCGCCGATGGCTGA